In Rhipicephalus microplus isolate Deutch F79 chromosome 7, USDA_Rmic, whole genome shotgun sequence, one genomic interval encodes:
- the LOC142767159 gene encoding uncharacterized protein LOC142767159, which produces MLFIPLSLTAFAMGLRPMRPTSPAHLTTDPIWLSSENQPVCQPQFPGHKAATGSMKKRASSILCIFNTSTQLRPYVSRMVLGYIPGLICKHVLYASITIPDPEGDLKPSTPEFDMECGGLDSVKILKKRFQHMKKIIPNDLSLEYYRKKTETEAVPDDELQQFLNFMKVEIQIQERLMSDAAMKQKVPSTRDCHETPSASALAVSGGEVLCIFCDQNRHTANSCITALFMDKKKAVM; this is translated from the exons ATGCTCTTCATCCCGCTAAGCCTAACTGCGTTCGCCATGGGTCTCCGTCCCATGCGCCCCACATCACCTGCCCACTTGACCACCGACCCCATCTGGCTGAGCAGCGAAAACCAGCCGGTGTGTCAGCCGCAATTTCCTGGCCATAAAGCGGCCACTGGTTCAATGAAAAAAAGGGCCAGCTCCATATTGTGCATCTTCAACACGTCCACGCAGCTTAGACCCTACG TTTCCCGCATGGTCTTGGGCTACATTCCTGGCTTGATCTGCAAGCACGTGCTGTACGCCTCCATCACCATTCCCGACCCAGAAGGGGACTTGAAGCCATCCACACCCGAGTTCGACATGGAGTGCGGTGGACTGGACAGCGTCAAGATCCTCAAAAAGCGCTTTCAGCACATGAAG AAAATCATCCCGAATGATCTTTCCCTCGAGTATTACCGGAAAAAGACAGAAACAGAAGCCGTTCCTGACGATGAACTTCAGCAGTTCCTGAATTTCATGAAGGTGGAGATACAGATTCAAGAGAGACTGATGTCTGACGCCGCTATGAAACAGAAAGTTCCAAGCACAAGAGATTGTCATGAAACACCGTCTGCGTCTGCTCTAGCGGTCAGTGGTGGTGAAGTGCTCTGCATCTTTTGTGATCAAAACAGGCACACTGCGAATAGCTGTATCACTGCCCTTTTCATGGACAAGAAAAAGGCGGTGATGTGA